The following proteins are encoded in a genomic region of Trypanosoma brucei gambiense DAL972 chromosome 8, complete sequence:
- a CDS encoding T. brucei spp.-specific protein, producing MFTHDNTIQLDVAYVFCYQEKEKGKKGIQTVGSMNQKVGQFNHSHLPPVFTPLNFTRGGAAAAVACAHRYCIVVHSWVFSFALMFFFFTSSPFHLNAGASAVGG from the coding sequence ATGTTTACTCACGATAACACTATACAATTAGATGTGGCATATGTTTTCTGTTaccaagagaaggaaaaaggcaaaaaagggATTCAAACAGTTGGGTCCATGAATCAAAAAGTGGGACAATTTAACCATTCGCATTTACCTCCCGTGTTTACACCGTTGAATTTTACTCGCGGAggggcagcagcagctgttGCCTGCGCTCATCGCTATTGTATTGTTGTGCACTCGTGGGTCTTCTCTTTCGCTCTcatgttcttctttttcacttcctccccttttcaTCTCAACGCCGGAGCTTCCGCTGTTGGTGGCTGA
- a CDS encoding T. brucei spp.-specific protein, whose translation MESLVRDTDLTVSAHTCEESNTHGLSKLLLTHLKLDNIILESVSCVGRGHNGDERTQWWSLSAGHLGKWCHNQHGTLHGGLCLAILCALSKAHVAMYIKLHCANGSVTTGRNEGITTGGSSTPSVLGVHIQYLLPVVTTHSLKVLTKVKCEEDAVVRVDAVLFRAVDVEKQQHGGHLLGGCSPLCKATINMKRQQKRICSL comes from the coding sequence ATGGAGTCCCTCGTACGTGACACCGACCTCACTGTTAGCGCACACACTTGTGAGGAATCGAACACTCACGGTCTATCGAAGCTCCTTCTCACACATTTAAAACTTGACAATATAATTCTTGAGTCGGTCAGTTGCGTTGGTCGGGGCCATAACGGGGACGAGCGAACCCAATGGTGGTCTCTTTCTGCAGGTCATTTGGGAAAGTGGTGTCATAACCAACACGGTACACTTCATGGAGGGTTATGCCTTGCAATTTTATGCGCTCTCTCCAAGGCTCATGTGGCAATGTATATAAAGCTGCATTGCGCCAATGGGAGTGTCACTACtggaaggaatgaagggATAACCACGGGGGGATCCTCAACGCCTTCAGTACTCGGAGTACATATTCAATATCTATTGCCAGTTGTAACGACCCACTCACTGAAAGTTTTAACAAAAGTAAAGTGTGAGGAAGATGCGGTAGTACGCGTGGATGCGGTACTGTTTAGAGCAGTTGATGtggagaagcagcagcatgGAGGACATTTACTTGGTGGGTGCTCACCTTTATGCAAAGCCACCATCAATATGAAGCGACAGCAGAAGCGAATATGTTCATTGTAA